The Actinocatenispora sera genome has a window encoding:
- a CDS encoding SDR family NAD(P)-dependent oxidoreductase, whose product MPDRIIVITGSTDGLGRALAGDLAREAAITLVLHGRDQHRLDQLADDLAGEPATIRTVRADLSELAQVHRLADQIAEHTPYVSVLVNNAGVGGGEPDGTDRRVTVDGYELRFAVNHLAAFALTRRLLPLLDRGAPARVVDVASLGQAPIDFDDPFLEHGYSGMRAYGQSKLAMITTGLVFARQLDPRRVTVNSLHPATYMPTKMVLQTVGHSVDSLETGLHATRRLVLDPALDGVTGQFYDRTTVARAHPDAYDPRIQQQLWDLSVRLTERR is encoded by the coding sequence ATGCCCGATCGGATCATCGTGATCACCGGCTCGACGGACGGACTGGGCCGGGCCCTCGCCGGCGACCTCGCCCGCGAGGCCGCCATCACCCTCGTCCTGCACGGGCGAGACCAGCACCGGCTCGACCAGCTGGCCGACGACCTCGCCGGCGAGCCGGCCACGATCCGCACCGTCCGCGCCGACCTGTCCGAACTGGCGCAGGTGCACCGGCTCGCGGACCAGATCGCCGAGCACACCCCGTACGTGTCGGTGCTGGTCAACAACGCGGGCGTCGGCGGCGGCGAACCGGACGGCACCGACCGCCGGGTCACCGTCGACGGCTACGAGCTGCGGTTCGCCGTCAACCACCTCGCCGCGTTCGCGCTGACCCGGCGGCTGCTGCCGCTGCTCGACCGCGGCGCGCCGGCCCGGGTGGTCGACGTCGCCTCCCTGGGGCAGGCCCCGATCGACTTCGACGACCCGTTCCTGGAGCACGGCTACAGCGGCATGCGCGCGTACGGTCAGTCCAAGCTCGCGATGATCACCACCGGTCTGGTGTTCGCCCGGCAACTCGACCCGCGCCGGGTGACGGTCAACAGCCTGCACCCGGCCACGTACATGCCGACCAAGATGGTGCTGCAGACGGTCGGGCACAGCGTCGACTCGCTCGAGACCGGCCTGCACGCGACGCGGCGCCTCGTCCTCGACCCCGCGCTCGACGGGGTCACCGGGCAGTTCTACGACCGGACCACGGTGGCGCGGGCGCACCCCGACGCGTACGACCCGCGCATCCAGCAGCAGCTCTGGGACCTCAGCGTCCGGCTCACCGAGCGCAGGTAG
- a CDS encoding aldo/keto reductase: MQKRTLGDSLTVSALGLGCMGMSQGYGPADDDASLATLHRALELGVTLLDTAQSYGAGHNERLLSRLLATRRDEITLATKFGIVRDADGTRLDAHPDRVAGYCDASLRRLGVDTIDLYYLHRPDPAVPVEDTIGAMAALVTAGKVRHLGISEPSPAQLAAAAAVHPIAAVQSEWSLWWRELEDEVVPTARRLGIGVVPYSPLGSGILAGVTSAAPFRDRDPRYAGADRERNLALLGEVQAIAAERGVSSGQLALAWLLAQGDDVVPIPGTRNADRLAENAAAADIVLTAVELDRLETAVPRGAWAGDRNSFAAHGATRTG, from the coding sequence ATGCAGAAACGCACACTCGGCGACTCGCTGACCGTCTCCGCCCTCGGGCTCGGCTGCATGGGCATGTCCCAGGGATACGGACCGGCCGACGACGACGCCTCGCTCGCCACCCTGCACCGCGCGCTCGAGCTCGGTGTCACGCTGCTGGACACCGCGCAGAGCTACGGCGCCGGGCACAACGAACGGCTGCTGTCCCGGCTGCTCGCCACCCGCCGGGACGAGATCACGCTGGCGACGAAGTTCGGCATCGTCCGGGACGCCGACGGCACCCGGCTGGACGCCCACCCGGACCGGGTCGCCGGGTACTGCGACGCGTCGCTGCGGCGGCTCGGCGTCGACACCATCGACCTCTACTACCTGCACCGGCCCGACCCGGCGGTACCGGTCGAGGACACGATCGGCGCGATGGCGGCGCTGGTGACCGCGGGCAAGGTGCGCCATCTCGGGATCTCCGAGCCGAGCCCGGCGCAGCTCGCCGCGGCCGCCGCGGTGCACCCGATCGCCGCGGTACAGAGCGAGTGGTCGCTGTGGTGGCGGGAGCTGGAGGACGAGGTGGTGCCGACCGCGCGCCGGCTCGGCATCGGCGTCGTGCCGTACTCGCCGCTGGGTTCCGGCATCCTCGCCGGCGTCACGTCCGCCGCGCCGTTCCGGGACCGCGATCCGCGCTACGCCGGCGCCGATCGCGAGCGCAACCTGGCCCTGCTGGGCGAGGTCCAGGCGATCGCGGCGGAACGCGGGGTCAGCTCCGGCCAGCTCGCGCTCGCCTGGCTGCTGGCGCAGGGCGACGACGTGGTACCGATCCCGGGCACCCGCAACGCCGACCGGCTCGCCGAGAACGCCGCCGCGGCCGACATCGTCCTGACCGCCGTCGAACTCGACCGGCTGGAGACCGCGGTACCACGGGGCGCCTGGGCCGGTGATCGCAACTCCTTCGCCGCGCACGGCGCCACCCGCACCGGGTGA
- a CDS encoding helix-turn-helix transcriptional regulator gives MAPNPRELGEMLRSRRERLSPAEVGLPAGNRRRTSGLRREEVAALAAISPTYYTFLEQGRAVTPSRQVLDALASALRLDEGERAHLHELVHGAPPVTEPPAAETLAPGLGALVDRLDPAPAYVTGRRFDVLAANRSVRLLWTDWLAVPVADRNIVWWMFTDPHAREVLVEWEREAAALLGRYRATATRYPDDPSFTALTDRLHAASAEVRAWWPRHQITRVGSGHKLLRHPALGEFRLDHLVLTVADVADQKLVAFDAPAEILAQLAQLPDPPTRHPHPSRT, from the coding sequence ATGGCGCCGAATCCCCGCGAACTGGGCGAGATGTTGCGCTCCCGGCGAGAGCGGCTGAGCCCGGCCGAGGTGGGCCTGCCGGCCGGCAACCGGCGCCGGACCAGCGGGTTGCGCCGCGAGGAGGTGGCCGCGCTCGCCGCGATCTCCCCGACCTACTACACGTTCCTGGAGCAGGGGCGGGCGGTGACACCGTCCCGGCAGGTACTCGACGCGCTGGCGAGCGCGCTGCGACTCGACGAGGGCGAGCGCGCGCACCTGCACGAGCTGGTGCACGGCGCGCCGCCGGTCACCGAACCGCCGGCCGCGGAGACGCTGGCCCCGGGGCTCGGCGCCCTGGTCGACCGGCTCGACCCGGCCCCGGCGTACGTGACCGGGCGGCGGTTCGACGTGCTCGCCGCGAACCGCTCCGTCCGTCTACTGTGGACAGACTGGCTGGCGGTGCCGGTCGCCGACCGCAACATCGTCTGGTGGATGTTCACCGACCCGCACGCGCGCGAGGTGCTGGTCGAATGGGAGCGCGAGGCCGCCGCGCTGCTCGGCCGCTACCGGGCCACGGCCACGCGCTACCCGGACGACCCGTCGTTCACGGCGCTGACCGACCGGCTGCACGCGGCCAGCGCCGAGGTACGCGCCTGGTGGCCGCGACACCAGATCACCCGCGTCGGCAGCGGCCACAAGCTGCTCCGCCACCCCGCGCTCGGCGAGTTCCGGCTGGACCACCTGGTACTCACCGTCGCCGACGTCGCCGACCAGAAACTCGTCGCGTTCGACGCACCGGCCGAGATCCTTGCCCAACTGGCCCAGCTCCCCGACCCACCGACTCGCCACCCCCACCCATCGCGAACCTGA
- a CDS encoding nucleotide disphospho-sugar-binding domain-containing protein yields the protein MRALLVAAPLLGHLFPLVPLADALRTAGHEVRLASAGPAATDAGVAVDDLLPGFRYQPVARRVALRHPLLARAEHAGTAGTRAAVVRLAEINRRLRQPLADLVASFAPQIVVYEPSAPIAATVAAEHALPAVLHEISLREGRPIAAAILARLGTMAGTDPIGTFTVAPASLVGERPGWPMRYVPYAAAGELPGWLREPPPDRPRILVTRPTATGRRPDRLMAATLAAGARLDAEIVLVRPDRRLMTRPLPDNARWVEWVPLPSALRTAAALVHHGGAGTMLTALALGVPQLVAAGPGDRRYDAKLLADRGAGLAVDTTDELTPDALDRLLTDPALATAAAEVRAEIAALPAPTTLVDRLTTLTT from the coding sequence ATGAGGGCACTGCTGGTCGCCGCGCCGCTGCTGGGGCACCTGTTCCCGCTGGTGCCGCTGGCCGACGCGCTACGCACCGCCGGTCACGAGGTACGGCTGGCGAGCGCCGGACCGGCCGCCACCGACGCCGGCGTCGCCGTCGACGACCTGCTCCCCGGCTTCCGGTACCAGCCGGTCGCGCGCCGGGTCGCGCTGCGCCACCCGCTGCTGGCCCGCGCCGAGCACGCCGGTACGGCCGGAACCCGCGCCGCCGTGGTCCGCCTCGCCGAGATCAACCGGCGGCTGCGCCAACCGCTCGCGGACCTGGTCGCGTCGTTCGCCCCGCAGATCGTGGTGTACGAACCGAGCGCGCCCATCGCCGCCACCGTCGCCGCCGAACACGCGCTGCCCGCCGTGCTGCACGAGATCTCGCTGCGCGAGGGGCGGCCGATCGCCGCCGCGATCCTCGCCCGGCTCGGCACGATGGCCGGCACCGACCCGATCGGTACGTTCACGGTCGCGCCGGCGAGCCTGGTCGGCGAGCGCCCCGGCTGGCCGATGCGGTACGTGCCGTACGCGGCGGCCGGCGAGCTGCCCGGCTGGCTGCGCGAACCGCCGCCGGACCGGCCCCGCATCCTCGTCACCCGCCCCACCGCCACCGGCCGCCGCCCGGACCGGCTGATGGCCGCCACCCTCGCGGCCGGCGCGCGGCTCGACGCGGAGATCGTGCTGGTCCGCCCGGACCGGCGACTGATGACCCGGCCGCTGCCGGACAACGCGCGCTGGGTCGAGTGGGTACCGCTGCCGTCCGCGCTGCGCACCGCCGCCGCGCTCGTACACCACGGCGGTGCCGGCACGATGCTCACCGCGCTCGCCCTCGGGGTACCGCAGCTGGTCGCGGCGGGGCCCGGCGACCGCCGCTACGACGCGAAGCTGCTCGCCGACCGCGGCGCCGGCCTCGCCGTCGACACCACCGACGAGCTCACCCCCGACGCCCTGGACCGCCTGCTCACCGATCCGGCCCTGGCCACCGCCGCCGCCGAGGTACGCGCCGAGATCGCCGCCCTCCCCGCACCCACCACTCTCGTCGACCGCCTCACCACCCTCACCACCTGA
- the leuA gene encoding 2-isopropylmalate synthase yields MTGATFNRQQPSPMPYHRYQPFHSYNKVELPDRTWPGNRIERAPRWLTTDLRDGNQALVDPMSPERKRRMFDLLVRMGYKEIEVGFPSASQTDFDFVRELIDGGRIPDDVTISVLTQAREHLIERTVQSLVGARHATVHMYNAAAPVFRKTVFGFPGDGRAQTKTIAVEGSQAVVKFAEQYLTGTEFGYEYSPEIFMDTELDFAIEISEAVMDVWQPGPGREIVLNYPCTVERSTPNVYADQIEYMSRNLSRREHVCLSVHTHNDRGCAVADAELAVLAGADRIEGCLFGNGERTGNVDLVTLGMNLYSQGIDPQVDFSDIDEIRRTVEYCNQIGVHERHPYAGDLVFTAFSGSHQDAIKKGFEAREAEAAARNVPVDEVAWEIPYLPIDPHDVGRSYEAVIRVNSQSGKGGVAYLLKSEYGLDLPRRLQIEFSGVVQRHTDDEGGEVAAARIWEIFQQEYSVDHQSDRRVVVHDYVTRSATDDKLELGIEFSADGTRHDATITGNGPIDAFVRALSDVDVTVRVRDYAEHALTSGGDAVAAAYVECEIGDRTYWGVGIDANITTASLRAVTSAVNRAH; encoded by the coding sequence ATGACCGGCGCCACGTTCAACCGCCAGCAGCCGTCCCCGATGCCGTACCACCGGTACCAGCCGTTTCACAGCTACAACAAGGTGGAGCTGCCGGACCGTACCTGGCCGGGCAACCGCATCGAGCGTGCGCCCCGCTGGCTGACCACCGACCTGCGCGACGGCAACCAGGCGCTGGTCGACCCGATGAGCCCGGAACGCAAGCGCCGCATGTTCGACCTGCTGGTACGCATGGGGTACAAGGAGATCGAGGTCGGCTTCCCGTCGGCCAGCCAGACCGACTTCGACTTCGTCCGGGAGCTGATCGACGGCGGCCGGATCCCCGACGACGTCACGATCTCGGTGCTGACCCAGGCGCGCGAGCACCTGATCGAGCGCACCGTGCAGAGCCTGGTCGGCGCCCGGCACGCCACCGTGCACATGTACAACGCGGCGGCCCCGGTGTTCCGCAAGACCGTGTTCGGCTTCCCCGGTGACGGCCGGGCGCAGACGAAGACGATCGCGGTCGAGGGCAGCCAGGCGGTCGTCAAGTTCGCCGAGCAGTACCTGACCGGCACCGAGTTCGGCTACGAGTACTCGCCGGAAATCTTCATGGACACCGAGCTCGACTTCGCGATCGAGATCTCCGAAGCGGTGATGGACGTCTGGCAGCCCGGGCCGGGCCGGGAGATCGTGCTGAACTACCCGTGCACGGTCGAACGCTCCACCCCCAACGTGTACGCCGACCAGATCGAGTACATGAGCCGCAACCTGTCCCGGCGCGAGCACGTCTGCCTGTCGGTACACACCCACAACGACCGCGGCTGCGCGGTGGCCGACGCCGAACTGGCCGTACTGGCCGGGGCGGACCGGATCGAGGGCTGCCTGTTCGGCAACGGGGAACGCACCGGCAACGTCGACCTGGTGACCCTCGGCATGAACCTGTACTCGCAGGGCATCGACCCGCAGGTCGACTTCTCCGACATCGACGAGATCCGGCGCACCGTCGAGTACTGCAACCAGATCGGCGTGCACGAGCGCCACCCGTACGCCGGGGACCTGGTGTTCACCGCGTTCTCCGGGTCGCACCAGGACGCGATCAAGAAGGGGTTCGAGGCCCGCGAGGCGGAAGCCGCGGCGCGCAACGTGCCGGTCGACGAGGTCGCCTGGGAGATCCCGTACCTGCCGATCGACCCGCACGACGTGGGCCGCAGCTACGAGGCGGTCATCCGGGTCAACTCGCAGTCCGGCAAGGGCGGCGTCGCCTACCTGCTGAAGTCCGAGTACGGGCTGGACCTGCCGCGGCGGCTGCAGATCGAGTTCTCCGGCGTGGTGCAGCGGCACACCGACGACGAGGGTGGCGAGGTCGCCGCGGCCCGCATCTGGGAGATCTTCCAGCAGGAGTACTCGGTGGACCACCAGAGCGACCGGCGGGTCGTGGTGCACGACTACGTGACCCGGTCGGCCACCGACGACAAGCTGGAACTCGGCATCGAGTTCTCCGCCGACGGCACCCGGCACGACGCCACGATCACCGGCAACGGCCCGATCGACGCGTTCGTCCGGGCACTGTCCGATGTGGACGTCACGGTGCGGGTCCGGGACTACGCCGAGCACGCGCTCACCAGCGGCGGTGACGCGGTGGCCGCTGCGTACGTCGAGTGCGAGATCGGCGACCGCACCTACTGGGGGGTCGGCATCGACGCCAACATCACGACCGCCTCGCTGCGCGCCGTCACCAGCGCCGTCAACCGCGCCCACTGA
- a CDS encoding SDR family oxidoreductase encodes MTVLSGKGAVVTGGSRGIGRAIVRRLAADGATVVFNYASNTEAANAVAAEVRQAGGRAHPVRADLAEPGAVDQLLAAAGEQLDGLDILVNNAAVEIPATPLAETDEALWDTTMTVNARTVFLTLRHAARTMRDDGRIVNLSTLNTVRTVPGIASYAASKGAVEQLTRVAAVELGPRGITVNAVCPGATDTDLLRHSNTAESLARIPAITPLRRLGEPADIADVVGMLVGPDARWITGQIVLATGGL; translated from the coding sequence ATGACCGTACTGTCGGGCAAGGGCGCCGTCGTCACCGGCGGCTCACGCGGGATCGGGCGGGCGATCGTGCGGCGGCTCGCCGCCGACGGCGCGACCGTCGTCTTCAACTACGCCAGCAACACCGAGGCGGCGAACGCGGTCGCCGCCGAGGTACGCCAGGCCGGCGGTCGGGCGCATCCGGTCCGCGCCGATCTCGCCGAACCCGGTGCCGTCGACCAGCTGCTGGCCGCCGCCGGCGAGCAGCTGGACGGGCTGGACATCCTCGTCAACAACGCCGCCGTGGAGATCCCCGCGACCCCGCTCGCCGAGACCGACGAGGCGTTGTGGGACACCACCATGACGGTCAACGCGCGCACCGTCTTCCTGACCCTGCGGCACGCGGCGCGGACCATGCGCGACGACGGCCGGATCGTCAACCTGTCCACGCTCAACACGGTGCGGACGGTGCCGGGCATCGCCAGCTACGCGGCCAGCAAGGGTGCGGTCGAGCAGCTGACCCGGGTCGCCGCGGTGGAGTTGGGCCCGCGCGGCATCACCGTCAACGCGGTCTGCCCGGGCGCCACCGACACCGACCTGCTGCGGCACAGCAACACCGCCGAGTCGCTGGCCCGCATCCCGGCGATCACCCCGCTGCGCCGGCTGGGGGAACCGGCCGACATCGCCGACGTGGTCGGGATGCTGGTGGGGCCGGACGCCCGCTGGATCACCGGCCAGATCGTGCTGGCCACCGGCGGTCTCTGA
- a CDS encoding sensor histidine kinase, whose protein sequence is MPQPPSARTHPAAPAVHAWTRGAVVRDAYYGLVMAGSLAAVWYSGAGAGRTVALTLLVVLAGWYGLVGRRAVRSRPVSARTACYQLVALALLITAQAASLSSSFLLFALIPQVFMLLPLRWAVLATLAGNVVPVATLTGEHTYPGLAATGVAVVVLVFAGYFGWWIQRIIQQSRERADLLAQLADARAELAAAEREAGAFAERQRLSAEIHDTLAQGFTSILMLLQAAEAAPPEQAKVHLDRAARAARENLAEARALVGAQPPTNLTGASLPDALRRLAGRLGEETGIDAGWELVGEPRPLPAGTEVVVLRCAQESLTNVRRHARAATASLRLRYLPDSVRLTVVDDGVGFEPADAAGFGLHGMRERLAQVGGRLSISSTAGRGTRLTVDVPA, encoded by the coding sequence GTGCCGCAGCCCCCGTCAGCCCGCACGCACCCGGCCGCCCCAGCGGTGCACGCGTGGACGCGGGGAGCCGTCGTCCGAGACGCGTACTACGGGCTCGTGATGGCCGGCTCGCTCGCCGCCGTCTGGTACTCGGGGGCAGGCGCCGGTCGCACCGTCGCGCTGACCCTGCTGGTCGTCCTGGCCGGCTGGTACGGCCTGGTCGGCCGGCGGGCGGTGCGCTCCCGGCCGGTGTCGGCCCGCACCGCCTGCTACCAGCTCGTCGCGCTGGCGCTGCTGATCACCGCGCAGGCGGCGTCGCTGTCCAGCTCGTTCCTGCTGTTCGCGCTGATCCCGCAGGTGTTCATGCTGCTGCCACTGCGCTGGGCGGTACTCGCCACCCTCGCCGGCAACGTGGTCCCGGTGGCCACGCTGACCGGCGAGCACACCTACCCGGGGCTCGCCGCGACCGGGGTGGCCGTGGTCGTCCTGGTGTTCGCCGGCTACTTCGGGTGGTGGATCCAGCGGATCATCCAGCAGAGCCGGGAGCGGGCCGACCTGCTCGCCCAGCTCGCCGACGCGCGGGCCGAACTCGCCGCGGCGGAACGCGAGGCTGGCGCGTTCGCCGAGCGGCAGCGGCTGTCGGCGGAGATCCACGACACCCTGGCGCAGGGCTTCACCAGCATCCTGATGCTGCTGCAGGCGGCCGAGGCGGCCCCGCCGGAGCAGGCGAAGGTGCACCTGGACCGGGCTGCGCGAGCGGCGCGGGAGAACCTCGCCGAGGCCCGGGCCCTGGTCGGCGCCCAGCCGCCGACGAACCTGACCGGCGCGTCGCTGCCGGACGCGCTGCGCCGGCTGGCCGGCCGGCTCGGCGAGGAGACCGGCATCGACGCCGGCTGGGAGCTCGTCGGCGAACCGCGGCCGTTGCCCGCCGGTACGGAGGTGGTCGTGTTGCGGTGCGCCCAGGAGTCGCTGACCAACGTGCGCCGGCACGCCCGCGCGGCCACCGCCAGCCTGCGACTGCGGTACCTGCCGGACTCGGTGCGGCTCACGGTGGTCGACGACGGCGTCGGGTTCGAGCCCGCCGACGCGGCCGGCTTCGGCCTGCACGGGATGCGGGAACGCCTCGCGCAGGTCGGCGGCCGGCTTTCGATCAGCAGTACCGCCGGGCGGGGCACCCGGCTGACCGTGGACGTGCCGGCATGA
- a CDS encoding response regulator: MIRVLLVDDHPVVREGLRGMLGAEADIEVVGEAGSAAEAVVAARACDPDVVLMDLRMPNGDGVAATLAVLAQQPRCRVVVLTTYENDADILRAVEAGATGYLLKDAGRAELAQAIRAAARGETVLAPSVAAKLVSRLRSPVGLTSREIEVLRLVGAGRTNAEIGRALLISEATVKTHLLRTFGKLGVSDRTAAVTAALQRGILPPY; this comes from the coding sequence ATGATTCGGGTGCTGCTGGTCGACGACCACCCGGTGGTCCGGGAGGGGCTGCGCGGCATGCTCGGCGCCGAGGCCGACATCGAGGTGGTCGGCGAGGCCGGGTCGGCGGCCGAGGCGGTGGTCGCCGCCCGCGCGTGCGACCCGGACGTGGTGCTGATGGACCTGCGGATGCCGAACGGGGACGGCGTCGCCGCCACCCTCGCGGTGCTCGCGCAGCAGCCGCGGTGCCGCGTCGTCGTGCTCACCACGTACGAGAACGACGCCGACATCCTGCGCGCGGTCGAGGCCGGCGCCACCGGGTACCTGCTCAAGGACGCCGGCCGGGCGGAACTCGCGCAGGCGATCCGGGCGGCGGCGCGCGGCGAGACGGTACTGGCGCCGTCGGTCGCCGCGAAGCTGGTGTCGCGGCTGCGTTCCCCGGTCGGCCTGACCTCGCGCGAGATCGAGGTGTTGCGGCTGGTCGGCGCCGGCCGGACGAACGCGGAGATCGGCCGCGCGCTGCTGATCAGCGAGGCGACGGTCAAGACGCACCTGCTGCGCACGTTCGGCAAGCTCGGCGTCTCGGACCGCACCGCCGCGGTCACCGCCGCGCTGCAGCGCGGCATCCTCCCGCCGTACTGA
- a CDS encoding HNH endonuclease family protein, with protein MRIRTVLGAVAAAGTLAAIGVAGPAQAYPPTPPSASESAAHLATLTVTAPGSMDGYSRDKFPHWISQGDNCNTREVVLKRDGDGVTVGNDCYPTAGSWYSVYDQTTTTDPSKVQIDHIVPLADAWRSGAAAWTTAKRQDFANDLTDPQLIAVSASSNESKGDQDPSQWKPPNTGEWCYYARNWIQVKYVWKLTITSAEKSALSDMLTNHC; from the coding sequence ATGCGAATCCGAACCGTGCTCGGCGCCGTCGCGGCCGCCGGCACCCTCGCGGCGATCGGGGTGGCCGGTCCCGCCCAGGCGTACCCACCGACCCCGCCGTCGGCGAGCGAATCCGCGGCGCACCTGGCCACCCTGACCGTCACGGCGCCGGGCTCGATGGACGGGTACAGCCGGGACAAGTTCCCGCACTGGATCAGCCAGGGCGACAACTGCAACACCCGCGAGGTCGTGCTCAAGCGCGACGGCGACGGCGTCACGGTCGGCAACGACTGCTACCCGACCGCCGGCTCCTGGTACAGCGTGTACGACCAGACCACCACCACCGACCCGAGCAAGGTACAGATCGACCACATCGTGCCGCTCGCGGACGCGTGGCGGTCCGGCGCCGCCGCCTGGACCACCGCGAAGCGGCAGGACTTCGCGAACGACCTGACCGACCCGCAGCTGATCGCGGTGTCGGCGTCGAGCAACGAGTCCAAGGGCGACCAGGACCCGTCGCAGTGGAAGCCGCCGAACACCGGCGAATGGTGCTACTACGCCCGCAACTGGATCCAGGTCAAGTACGTCTGGAAGCTGACGATCACCAGTGCCGAGAAGTCCGCGCTCAGCGACATGCTCACCAACCACTGCTGA
- a CDS encoding class II aldolase/adducin family protein gives MLLADERAEVVAVCRRLVAERLVVGTAGNVSVRVGDLVAVTPSGVDYATLTADQVGVHRLDGTPVQAPLAPTSEAPMHLACYAARRTGAVVHTHSVAATALSCLVDEVPPVHYYLGMFGGRLPVARYASYGTPQLAENMLAALGDGTGVLLANHGAVTLGDTLAAAYDRAVYLEYVCDVALRVLGAGRTARLLDETELAAVSTRLAHYGQPRR, from the coding sequence ATGCTGCTGGCGGACGAGCGGGCCGAGGTGGTGGCGGTGTGCCGCCGGCTGGTGGCCGAGCGACTGGTCGTCGGTACCGCCGGGAACGTCAGCGTGCGGGTCGGTGACCTGGTCGCGGTGACCCCGTCCGGCGTCGACTACGCCACCCTGACCGCCGACCAGGTCGGCGTGCACCGGCTGGACGGTACGCCGGTGCAGGCGCCGCTCGCGCCGACCAGCGAGGCGCCGATGCACCTCGCCTGCTACGCGGCCCGCCGGACCGGCGCGGTCGTGCACACCCACTCGGTCGCCGCCACCGCGCTGTCCTGCCTGGTCGACGAGGTACCGCCGGTGCACTACTACCTGGGGATGTTCGGCGGCCGGCTGCCCGTCGCGCGCTACGCCAGCTACGGCACCCCGCAGCTCGCCGAGAACATGCTGGCCGCGCTCGGCGACGGCACCGGCGTCCTGCTCGCCAACCACGGCGCCGTGACCCTCGGCGACACGCTCGCCGCCGCGTACGACCGGGCGGTCTACCTGGAGTACGTCTGCGACGTGGCGCTGCGGGTGCTCGGCGCCGGCCGCACCGCGCGGCTGCTCGACGAGACCGAACTCGCCGCCGTCAGCACCCGCCTCGCGCACTACGGCCAACCGCGCCGCTGA